Proteins from a genomic interval of uncultured Methanocorpusculum sp.:
- a CDS encoding GDP-mannose 4,6-dehydratase: MIHITKTALITGITGQDGSYLAELLLNKGYTVHGLIRRASTFNTSRLDHIYQDPHDEPKLILHYGDLSDTEQISNIIYNIKPSEVYHLGAQSHVRVSFDTPEYTGNVTGLGTTRLLETIRKSGQNIRFYQASSSEMFGATPPPQNEDTKFWPRSPYACAKVYAYYMSRNYRDGYNMFVCNGILFNHESPRRGETFVTRKITRGLANIVAGKTKISLYGQS, translated from the coding sequence GTGATTCACATTACAAAAACCGCTCTCATAACCGGCATTACAGGTCAGGACGGGTCCTATCTGGCAGAGCTTCTCCTAAATAAAGGATATACCGTCCATGGCCTTATTCGCCGTGCATCTACTTTCAATACATCCCGTCTTGATCACATATATCAAGATCCCCATGATGAACCTAAGTTGATTCTTCATTATGGAGATTTATCAGATACGGAACAGATTTCCAATATAATTTACAATATCAAACCTTCGGAAGTTTATCATCTAGGCGCTCAGAGCCACGTGAGAGTAAGCTTTGACACGCCTGAATACACCGGGAATGTCACAGGGCTTGGAACAACCCGTTTATTAGAAACCATCCGAAAAAGCGGGCAAAACATTAGATTCTATCAGGCATCCAGTTCGGAGATGTTTGGTGCGACACCACCGCCGCAGAATGAGGACACTAAGTTCTGGCCACGCAGTCCGTATGCATGTGCAAAGGTTTATGCTTATTATATGTCCAGAAACTATCGTGACGGGTATAATATGTTTGTTTGTAATGGTATTCTTTTCAATCATGAATCTCCCCGTCGCGGTGAAACGTTTGTGACAAGAA
- a CDS encoding mannose-1-phosphate guanylyltransferase/mannose-6-phosphate isomerase, with protein MYTIILAGGFGTRLFPLSRSNYPKQFIPLFGDKSLFQKAVLRALLFSKPDEIFVVTNDTHKFLVNDQLRQIAVSCNVLEEPCGKNTLPAITYASLKIYEKKKEAVILVLSSDQLLEEGEVYTSAVRAAEKLTREYIVTFGVVPKTPHTGYGYIRPGDKIGDGYKVAAFVEKPDIRTAEKYMKEGYLWNAGIFCFSADLFLKECRRYAPDVFDAFKNDVLEAYKRTPKISIDYGLLEKSSKVAVVPFSIAWNDLGSFEALYSVSEKNEEGNAVNFEYVTPDGKNNLIISERLVSTIGISDTAIIDTTDVLVICPTNQTQKIGTISELLRQKNDERVDTHTTVQRPWGCYTTLLKSETYLDKRLILNPHNRISLQYHNHRSEHWVVVSGIAEVTNGDKLLTVKAGESTFVLAGTLHHLANPGNDALEVIEVQNGHPLSEDDIFRCEDDFHRETK; from the coding sequence ATGTACACAATAATTCTTGCTGGTGGTTTTGGTACTAGACTATTCCCGTTGAGCAGGAGTAACTATCCCAAGCAGTTTATCCCGCTTTTTGGTGACAAATCACTATTTCAAAAAGCCGTTTTGCGTGCATTGCTGTTTTCAAAACCGGATGAAATATTTGTTGTAACAAATGACACCCATAAATTCCTTGTAAATGATCAACTACGTCAGATTGCTGTCTCCTGCAATGTTCTTGAAGAACCTTGCGGAAAAAATACCCTTCCGGCTATTACCTACGCATCTTTGAAAATATATGAAAAGAAAAAAGAAGCTGTGATCCTCGTCCTATCATCGGATCAACTTCTTGAGGAGGGAGAAGTATACACTTCAGCGGTAAGAGCGGCCGAAAAATTAACCAGAGAATATATTGTAACATTTGGCGTAGTGCCAAAAACGCCCCACACAGGATACGGATATATTCGTCCTGGCGATAAAATTGGTGATGGATACAAGGTGGCTGCATTTGTGGAGAAGCCAGACATCCGTACTGCAGAGAAATATATGAAAGAGGGATATCTCTGGAATGCAGGTATATTTTGTTTTTCTGCCGACTTATTTCTCAAAGAGTGTAGGAGATATGCTCCAGATGTATTTGATGCCTTCAAAAACGATGTCTTGGAAGCATATAAACGGACTCCAAAGATTTCTATTGATTATGGTCTGTTGGAAAAATCATCCAAGGTTGCAGTTGTACCCTTTTCAATAGCATGGAACGATCTCGGAAGTTTCGAAGCACTGTATTCAGTCAGTGAAAAAAATGAAGAGGGAAATGCAGTTAACTTTGAATATGTTACCCCTGATGGAAAAAATAATCTCATAATATCGGAGAGACTTGTTTCAACCATTGGAATATCTGATACAGCGATCATCGATACAACAGACGTTCTCGTGATATGCCCAACTAATCAAACCCAGAAGATCGGAACTATTTCCGAGTTGCTTCGACAGAAAAATGATGAGAGAGTCGACACTCACACAACCGTCCAACGACCATGGGGATGTTATACAACGCTCCTGAAAAGTGAAACTTACCTTGATAAAAGGTTAATCCTAAATCCCCATAACCGTATTTCTCTTCAATATCATAATCACCGAAGCGAACATTGGGTGGTGGTCAGCGGGATTGCTGAAGTTACAAATGGCGATAAACTGCTCACTGTTAAAGCAGGGGAAAGTACCTTTGTTCTGGCAGGAACTTTGCACCATCTCGCAAATCCTGGAAATGATGCACTTGAAGTAATAGAAGTTCAGAATGGACATCCGCTTTCAGAAGATGATATATTCAGGTGCGAGGATGATTTTCACCGAGAGACAAAATGA